A DNA window from Paraburkholderia sp. IMGN_8 contains the following coding sequences:
- a CDS encoding energy transducer TonB has protein sequence MPAQPHATVKAGRIQTQPTRQAAPAKPEPTLVKPNSTPANLAAPTQSAATAETAAANSPPPLSGNPERNTDAQRPSTPTSGYSTARAIAQPLPTVPDDLREQAYQTVATARFVIHTDGSAAVELIRPTQYPRLNQILIETLRGWRFVPAMQDGHPVESSLEIRVHFNVS, from the coding sequence ATGCCCGCGCAGCCGCACGCCACGGTCAAGGCTGGGCGCATTCAGACGCAACCCACCCGTCAGGCGGCCCCGGCAAAGCCCGAACCGACGCTGGTCAAGCCCAATAGCACGCCTGCCAACCTGGCCGCGCCCACTCAATCCGCAGCAACCGCTGAAACCGCGGCGGCCAACTCACCGCCGCCACTATCTGGGAATCCGGAGCGCAACACCGACGCGCAAAGGCCGTCCACGCCGACATCAGGCTATTCGACAGCACGCGCCATCGCACAACCGCTGCCGACAGTCCCCGACGATCTTCGCGAGCAGGCGTACCAGACCGTCGCGACCGCCAGGTTTGTGATTCATACCGACGGCTCCGCGGCCGTCGAACTCATCCGGCCAACGCAATATCCACGACTCAACCAGATACTCATCGAAACCCTGCGCGGCTGGCGGTTCGTCCCGGCCATGCAGGACGGGCACCCGGTCGAGAGCAGCCTGGAGATCCGCGTCCATTTCAACGTCAGCTAG
- a CDS encoding autoinducer binding domain-containing protein translates to MSETGEEQTALFTFGDTQLDHEGARSAPNVALTAGGQGLAGIGRSLLEAPGSETRQALMREVIQHAGFESLCYCRIVRIGEFVSRAAWFDTYSPPGWAERYGREQFFAIDPRVTYACRFEWPFAWDMESMFSTPMAERCEPFARRFSTAAKQAGLHSGVSFGLATGNALEHCIITLSSAQTGRSWIADTTLGEAYAIGVGLHAFIEARARNLMPSLTAASLNDVQRSILRFVTQGLSDREMAESLSMSAHNIGYHLRQLKKIYNAQNRVQLAYIAGCILGD, encoded by the coding sequence ATGAGCGAAACGGGCGAAGAGCAAACCGCTTTATTCACCTTCGGCGACACCCAACTCGATCACGAGGGCGCACGGTCAGCGCCCAACGTAGCACTGACTGCCGGGGGGCAGGGGTTGGCCGGCATCGGCCGCAGCCTGCTCGAAGCACCCGGCAGCGAGACGCGGCAAGCCCTGATGCGCGAAGTGATCCAGCACGCGGGGTTCGAATCGCTCTGTTATTGCCGCATCGTGCGGATCGGCGAATTCGTCAGCCGCGCCGCCTGGTTCGATACGTACTCGCCGCCCGGCTGGGCCGAGCGCTACGGGCGCGAGCAATTCTTCGCGATCGATCCGCGCGTGACCTACGCATGCCGTTTCGAGTGGCCGTTCGCGTGGGACATGGAGTCGATGTTTTCGACGCCGATGGCCGAGCGCTGCGAACCCTTCGCGCGCCGCTTCAGCACCGCCGCGAAGCAGGCGGGCCTGCATAGCGGCGTGAGTTTTGGTCTGGCCACCGGCAACGCGCTCGAGCACTGCATCATTACGCTGTCGAGCGCGCAAACGGGTCGCAGCTGGATTGCCGACACCACGCTCGGCGAAGCGTATGCGATCGGCGTGGGCCTGCATGCGTTCATCGAGGCACGCGCGCGCAATCTGATGCCGTCGCTGACGGCGGCCAGTCTGAACGACGTGCAGCGTTCGATCCTGCGTTTCGTGACCCAGGGTCTGAGCGATCGTGAGATGGCGGAATCCCTGTCGATGTCGGCGCACAACATCGGCTATCACTTGCGGCAACTGAAGAAAATCTATAACGCGCAGAACCGGGTACAACTCGCGTATATCGCGGGCTGCATCCTCGGCGAC